In Musa acuminata AAA Group cultivar baxijiao chromosome BXJ2-8, Cavendish_Baxijiao_AAA, whole genome shotgun sequence, one genomic interval encodes:
- the LOC103994766 gene encoding RING-H2 finger protein ATL3-like, protein MSGTVQSMGGVGRLSLTTATGIMVAAVIAFLLLFVLAFFMYLRAKHCWGAIPFSRGAPASLASAPRLRGLEVPAVAALPSVLIRFGGLKDGAECAVCLCELSEGDAARLLPKCCHAFHVECIDMWFLSHSTCPLCRSSVDPEVADRDARSSESSPDSAANVLLCASDDQVNGPSSLASSSTLSSSSSSSEEASVIEIPRRAVDGFQTPNSSLPVRRLPEEETRSSTAPTSRSQGCSTGTSSRMAAA, encoded by the coding sequence ATGTCCGGAACAGTGCAGTCGATGGGCGGCGTCGGCCGGTTGTCCCTGACGACGGCCACCGGGATCATGGTCGCCGCGGTCATCGCCTTTTTACTGCTCTTTGTCCTCGCCTTCTTCATGTACCTCCGCGCCAAGCACTGCTGGGGCGCCATCCCGTTCTCCCGCGGCGCCCCTGCCTCCTTGGCCTCCGCCCCGCGGCTGCGCGGCCTCGAAGTTCCCGCCGTCGCCGCCCTCCCTTcggtgctgatccgcttcgggggCTTGAAGGATGGCGCCGAGTGCGCGGTCTGCCTCTGCGAGCTGTCGGAAGGCGACGCCGCGCGGCTGCTGCCCAAGTGCTGCCACGCCTTCCATGTCGAATGCATCGACATGTGGTTCCTATCCCACTCCACCTGTCCGCTCTGCCGCAGCTCGGTGGATCCCGAGGTTGCCGATCGTGACGCTCGCTCATCGGAATCATCGCCGGATTCTGCGGCGAATGTGCTGCTTTGTGCCTCGGACGATCAGGTTAATGGCCCAAGTTCTCTCGCGAGCTCCAGCACtttgagctcttcttcttcttcttcagaggAAGCATCGGTGATCGAGATACCGAGGAGAGCGGTGGACGGGTTCCAAACTCCGAATTCGTCATTGCCCGTGAGAAGGCTCCCAGAGGAAGAGACCAGATCTTCCACAGCACCAACGTCGAGATCACAGGGATGTTCTACGGGGACGAGTTCACGAATGGCTGCCGCGTGA
- the LOC135619459 gene encoding uncharacterized protein LOC135619459: protein MWGRSASFLLDKRLRDQHPSLSSPSSSSPDSTMDLNPNPNHGVSAYYQTRAEHHAIVSSDWLAQAQAAVDREDDAALTERPHASAAVSLSASKPFSVIDEFNYWRKKPDLAEAVAAIMALAAVIRSCEATTMMELEIELKKASDTLKSWDTTSISLSAGCDLFMRYVTRTSAVEYEDFHAAKLRLIERGEKFGEISMKARRTIAMLGQDFVFDGCTILVHGFSRVVLEVLKLAASNRKLFRIFCTEGRPDKTGLRLSKELAALGVPVKLLIDSAVAYAMDEVDMVFVGADGVVESGGIINMMGTYQTALVAHSMNKPVYVAAESYKFARLYPLDQKDLEPALHPIDFGVPIPSGVEVETSARDYTPPQYLTLLFTDLGVLTPSVVSDELIQLYL, encoded by the exons atgtGGGGGCGGTCCGCTTCTTTCCTTCTCGACAAGCGCCTTCGCGACCAACACCCCTccctctcctccccttcttcctcatCTCCCGACTCCACCATGGACCTCAACCCTAATCCTAACCACGGGGTCTCCGCCTACTACCAGACGCGGGCGGAGCATCACGCCATCGTCAGCAGCGACTGGCTCGCCCAGGCCCAGGCCGCCGTCGATCGCGAAGACGATGCCGCCCTGACGGAGAGGCCGCACGCCTCTGCCGCCGTCTCGCTCTCTGCCTCGAAACCCTTCAGCGTTATCGACGAGTTCAACTACTGGCGGAAGAAGCCCGACCTCGCTGAAGCCGTCGCCGCCATCATGGCCCTTGCCGCCGTCATCCGCTCCTGCGAGGCTACCACCATGATGGAGCTCGAGATCGAGCTCAAGAAGGCCTCCGACACGCTAAAG TCTTGGGACACAACTTCTATATCATTGTCAGCCGGTTGTGATCTGTTCATGCGATATGTAACCCGAACTTCTGCTGTGGAATATGAGGACTTCCATGCTGCAAAGCTTCGGTTGATTGAACGAGGGGAAAAATTTGGAGAGATCTCCATGAAG GCACGCCGCACAATTGCAATGCTTGGACAGGATTTTGTATTTGATGGTTGCACAATTTTAGTTCATGGTTTTTCAAGAGTAGTATTGGAAGTTTTGAAGCTGGCAGCATCAAATAGAAAACTCTTCAGAATCTTCTGCACAG AGGGCAGACCTGACAAGACAGGCCTTAGATTATCCAAAGAACTTGCAGCACTCGGTGTTCCTGTCAAGCTTCTAATTGATTCTGCAGTGGCTTATGCAATGGATGAGGTTGACATGGTATTTGTTGGAGCTGATGGGGTTGTTGAAAGCGGAGGTATCATCAACATGATGGGAACATATCAAACTGCATTAGTCGCTCATAGCATGAACAAACCTGTTTATGTAGCTGCTGAAAGTTACAAG TTTGCGCGCCTATATCCATTGGACCAGAAGGACCTGGAACCTGCACTTCACCCGATAGACTTTGGTGTTCCCATCCCATCAGGGGTTGAGGTTGAAACATCTGCGAGGGATTACACCCCACCTCAGTACCTCACGCTGCTTTTCACTGATCTCGGTGTTCTTACACCTTCCGTTGTGAGTGATGAGCTTATTCAACTCTACCTCTGA
- the LOC135618213 gene encoding DNA repair protein RAD51 homolog, translated as MAAAAQRHQKMAEDQDEAEDIQHGPFPIEHLQTSGIAAIDVKKLKDAGLCTVESVVYSPRKDLLQIKGISEAKVDKIIEAASKLVPLGFTSASQLHAQRLEIIQITSGARELDKILEGGIETGSITEIYGEFRCGKTQLCHTLCVTCQLPLDQGGGEGKALYIDAEGTFRPQRLLQIAERFGLNGADVLENVAYARAYNTDHQSRLLLEAASMMVEARFALMIVDSATALYRTDFSGRGELSARQMHLAKFLRSLQKLADEFGVAVVITNQVVAQVDGSAIFAGPQIKPIGGNIMAHASTTRLALRKGRGEERICKVISSPCLAEAEARFQISPEGVTDVKD; from the exons atggcggcggcggcgcagaggCACCAGAAGATGGCGGAGGATCAAGATGAGGCCGAGGACATCCAGCACGGACCTTTCCCCATCGAGCACCTTCAG ACATCTGGGATTGCTGCTATAGATGTTAAGAAGCTAAAAGATGCTGGGCTCTGTACTGTGGAATCTGTTGTATATTCACCGAGGAAGGATCTTCTGCAAATTAAAGGGATCAGTGAAGCAAAAGTTGACAAGATAATTGAAGCAG CTTCAAAGTTGGTACCACTTGGCTTTACCAGCGCAAGCCAACTTCATGCTCAGCGGCTTGAAATAATTCAGATCACATCTGGAGCAAGGGAACTTGATAAGATCTTGGAGG GAGGTATTGAAACTGGATCTATTACTGAAATATATGGTGAATTCCGCTGTGGTAAAACTCAGTTGTGTCACACACTCTGTGTCACTTGTCAG CTCCCGTTGGATCAAGGTGGCGGTGAAGGAAAGGCACTATACATTGACGCTGAGGGTACCTTTAGGCCACAAAGACTCCTCCAAATTGCAGAGAG GTTTGGACTAAATGGTGCTGATGTTCTGGAAAATGTTGCTTATGCTAGAGCATATAATACTGATCATCAGTCAAGATTGTTGCTGGAAGCAGCTTCAATGATGGTTGAGGCAAG GTTTGCTCTTATGATAGTAGACAGTGCTACAGCTCTTTACAGAACAGATTTTTCCGGAAGAGGTGAATTGTCAGCGAGGCAAATGCATCTGGCAAAGTTTCTTAGGAGCCTTCAGAAGTTGGCTGACGAA TTTGGTGTAGCTGTGGTCATTACGAATCAAGTTGTTGCACAAGTGGATGGATCTGCAATATTTGCTGGGCCACAAATCAAACCCATTGGAGGAAACATCATGGCACATGCTTCTACAACAAG GCTTGCCCTCCGCAAGGGAAGGGGAGAAGAGCGCATTTGCAAAGTTATTAGTTCCCCATGTTTGGCTGAGGCTGAAGCAAGATTTCAGATATCTCCTGAGGGTGTCACAGATGTAAAAGATTGA
- the LOC103994765 gene encoding 26S proteasome regulatory subunit 7A, with protein MAPEPEDGMNEKNPRPLDEDDIALLKTYGLGPYSTSIKKAEKEIKELAKKVNDLCGIKESDTGLAAPSQWDLVSDKQMMQEEQPLQVARCTKIISPNTEDTKYVINVKQIAKFVVGLGDKVSPTDIEEGMRVGVDRNKYQIQIPLPPKIDPSVTMMTVEEKPDVTYNDVGGCKEQIEKMREVVELPMLHPEKFVKLGIDPPKGVLCYGPPGTGKTLLARAVANRTDACFIRVIGSELVQKYVGEGARMVRELFQMARSKKACIVFFDEVDAIGGARFDDGVGGDNEVQRTMLEIVNQLDGFDARGNIKVLMATNRPDTLDPALLRPGRLDRKVEFGLPDLEGRTQIFKIHTRTMNCERDIRFELLARLCPNSTGADIRSVCTEAGMFAIRARRKTVTEKDFLDAVNKVIKGYQKFSATPKYMVYN; from the exons ATGGCTCCGGAACCTGAGGACGGGATGAACGAGAAGAACCCTCGCCCTCTCGACGAGGACGACATCGCCCTCCTCAAGACATAC GGTTTGGGACCTTACTCAACAAGCATTAAGAAGGCTGAGAAGGAAATCAAGGAATTAGCCAAGAAGGTCAATGATCTATGTG GAATCAAGGAGTCTGATACTGGTTTGGCTGCACCAAGCCAGTGGGATTTAGTCTCTGACAAGCAAATGATGCAAGAGGAGCAACCTCTTCAG GTTGCAAGGTGTaccaagattattagcccaaacaCAGAGGACACTAAATATGTGATAAATGTTAAGCAGATAGCCAAG TTTGTGGTGGGATTGGGTGACAAGGTCTCGCCAACTGACATTGAAGAAGGGATGCGTGTTGG AGTTGATAGGAACAAGTATCAAATCCAGATACCGTTACCACCAAAGATTGATCCAAGTGTTACAATGATGACAGTGGAAGAGAAGCCTGATGTCACATACAATGATGTTGGTGGATGCAAAGAGCAGATTGAGAAGATGCGCGAA GTCGTGGAACTTCCTATGCTTCATCCAGAGAAATTTGTTAAACTAGGTATTGATCCTCCAAAAGGGGTTCTCTGTTATGGTCCTCCAGGAACTGGTAAAACACTACTAGCTAGAGCAGTAGCAAATAGAACAGATGCATGCTTTATTCGTGTCATTGGAAGTGAGCTTGTTCAAAAATATGTTGGAGAGGGAGCTAGGATGGTTCGCGAACTATTTCAG ATGGCTCGCTCAAAGAAGGCCTGTATAGTGTTCTTTGATGAAGTAGATGCAATTGGTGGAGCTCGGTTTGATGATGGTGTTGGTGGTGACAACGAAGTTCAGCGTACCATGCTTGAAATTGTTAATCAGCTTGATGGCTTCGATGCAAGAGGAAACATTAAAGTTCTAATGGCCACAAACAG ACCCGATACTTTGGACCCAGCTCTACTGCGACCTGGACGGTTGGACCGCAAAGTTGAGTTTGGTCTGCCTGACTTGGAGGGTCGAACCCAGATATTTAAGATCCACACCAGGACAATGAATTGTGAGAGGGATATTCGCTTTGAGCTCCTTGCTCGTCTGTGCCCCAACTCCACTG GGGCTGATATAAGAAGCGTTTGCACCGAAGCTGGGATGTTTGCTATCCGAGCACGAAGGAAGACGGTGACGGAGAAGGACTTCCTTGATGCTGTGAACAAGGTCATCAAAGGCTACCAAAAGTTTAGTGCAACTCCAAAATACATGGTCTACAACTAA